The following proteins are co-located in the Flammeovirga kamogawensis genome:
- a CDS encoding cytochrome-c peroxidase, translated as MKNAVIYISVIAFLLTSCSSDGKKSESTKAEKVTKEEWKVASSMFGVLPKTAPNPDNPLNDSKIELGKLLYFDTRLSNEGNISCNSCHDLATFGVDNKPTSPGDTGEFGERNSPTVYNAALQFTQFWDGRAKDVEEQAIGPILNPIEHAMPHEKAVIDRLQEVAEYAKLFKKAFPDQKNPVTYQNVGNAIGAFERTLLFPSRFDRFLAQESNVYLLSAKEAQGLRDFQEAGCVTCHSGNMLGGNMFQKFGLYGDYWDLTGSTRQDEGRKDATGKDSDKYFFKVPTLRNVSKTAPYFHDGSVAKLEDAVKIMAKLQSNKDITDEQASNITAFLGTLTSKIPEEITKAPVLP; from the coding sequence ATGAAAAACGCAGTAATTTATATTTCTGTTATCGCATTTTTACTAACATCTTGTTCTAGCGATGGCAAGAAATCAGAATCGACAAAAGCAGAAAAAGTAACAAAAGAAGAATGGAAAGTTGCTTCTTCTATGTTTGGAGTGTTACCTAAAACAGCACCAAACCCTGACAACCCATTAAATGATTCTAAAATCGAACTTGGGAAACTTCTTTATTTTGATACTCGTCTTTCTAACGAAGGAAATATTAGTTGTAACTCATGCCATGATTTAGCAACTTTTGGTGTCGATAATAAACCTACATCTCCAGGTGACACAGGTGAATTTGGAGAAAGAAACTCACCTACAGTTTATAATGCAGCACTACAATTTACCCAATTTTGGGATGGAAGAGCTAAAGATGTTGAAGAACAAGCAATTGGACCTATTTTAAATCCTATTGAACATGCAATGCCACATGAAAAAGCAGTAATTGATAGATTACAAGAAGTAGCTGAGTATGCTAAATTATTTAAGAAAGCATTTCCAGATCAAAAAAATCCGGTGACTTATCAAAATGTTGGAAATGCAATTGGTGCTTTTGAAAGAACATTATTATTTCCTTCTAGATTTGATAGGTTTTTAGCACAAGAGAGCAATGTTTATTTACTATCTGCAAAAGAAGCACAAGGACTTAGAGATTTTCAAGAAGCTGGGTGTGTTACTTGTCATTCAGGAAATATGCTAGGTGGAAATATGTTTCAAAAATTTGGCTTATATGGTGATTATTGGGATTTAACAGGTTCTACAAGACAAGATGAAGGTAGAAAAGATGCTACAGGAAAAGATAGTGATAAATATTTCTTTAAAGTACCTACCCTAAGAAATGTATCTAAAACTGCCCCTTATTTTCATGATGGCTCAGTTGCAAAACTTGAAGATGCAGTTAAGATTATGGCCAAATTACAATCAAACAAAGATATCACAGATGAACAAGCTTCGAACATAACTGCTTTTTTAGGTACTCTTACTTCTAAAATACCTGAAGAAATAACAAAAGCACCTGTTTTACCTTAA
- a CDS encoding BamA/TamA family outer membrane protein, which yields MRFQKYSPYLFLFLLVLFSQNSVIAQTEKKKSEKKEMTKFNTVEERKGVKLRVVPGPMYDPSIKFGLFVAPMLTYYPSKGDTISPVSMTSFYGMYTTNKSYIAGFNNELYLKEDTWRIRVRAGGGGLNKDISVYNVYDNTLDVDTTNITTADAKQIVFQFDSYLMRRVYNKLYMGLGYNYKKIDFEGNTSRADTLVQANGLTGSSGNNGVAYKMDFDTRDNVNYPYKGYFLSYTGYQYFNSGGKSNAYFANLIKIMGFWSINKNSRHVIAAKVYANLLAGNPEVANFSYYGRVNGDVQRGYQSGRRVDKNALNIEIEYRWTTPLLDNRLRFMGLLGNGKVFGYYNDFTDAEWLPVVGVGVRYAILPYERINIRLDTTYSKDGFIWYFGIREAF from the coding sequence ATGCGCTTTCAAAAATACTCTCCTTACCTATTCTTATTCCTTTTAGTTTTGTTTTCTCAGAATTCTGTTATTGCTCAAACTGAAAAAAAGAAGAGTGAGAAAAAAGAGATGACAAAGTTTAATACTGTTGAGGAACGGAAAGGTGTTAAACTTAGAGTAGTACCAGGACCTATGTACGATCCTTCAATAAAGTTTGGTCTTTTCGTAGCTCCAATGTTAACTTATTACCCTTCTAAAGGTGATACAATATCTCCAGTTTCCATGACATCTTTTTATGGAATGTACACTACAAACAAATCTTATATTGCAGGTTTTAATAATGAACTGTATTTAAAAGAAGATACTTGGAGAATCCGTGTTCGTGCAGGAGGCGGTGGATTAAATAAAGATATTTCTGTATATAATGTTTATGATAATACTCTAGATGTTGATACCACTAATATTACTACAGCAGATGCTAAACAAATTGTATTTCAGTTTGACTCATATTTAATGAGAAGAGTATATAATAAATTATACATGGGTTTAGGGTATAATTATAAAAAGATTGATTTTGAAGGAAATACATCAAGAGCTGATACTTTAGTACAAGCAAATGGATTAACAGGAAGTTCTGGAAATAATGGAGTAGCTTATAAAATGGATTTTGATACCAGAGATAATGTAAATTACCCTTACAAAGGCTATTTTTTGAGTTATACCGGCTATCAATATTTTAATTCTGGAGGAAAATCAAATGCATATTTTGCTAACCTAATTAAAATAATGGGTTTTTGGTCTATCAATAAAAATTCTAGACACGTTATAGCGGCAAAAGTCTATGCAAATTTGCTAGCAGGAAATCCAGAAGTTGCTAATTTCTCATATTATGGTAGAGTTAATGGAGATGTTCAAAGAGGGTACCAATCAGGAAGAAGAGTTGATAAAAATGCTTTAAACATTGAAATTGAATATAGATGGACTACTCCTTTATTGGATAATAGATTAAGGTTTATGGGACTTTTAGGGAATGGTAAAGTTTTTGGTTACTACAATGACTTTACCGATGCTGAATGGCTTCCCGTTGTTGGTGTTGGTGTACGGTATGCTATTTTACCTTATGAAAGAATTAATATAAGATTAGATACAACCTATAGTAAAGATGGGTTTATATGGTATTTTGGGATAAGAGAAGCATTTTAA
- a CDS encoding ATP-dependent 6-phosphofructokinase, with the protein MNDLKRSDFEVNRLGKATLLSPIFKNYAEEAPDKEFIDDSRRIIYDPSIEAYKANMESGEEPISFLKAGARKEIYFDPSKTKAAIVTCGGLCPGINNVIRGLVNGLYYRYKVRNIWGIQYGYQGFIPEYGHEMIKLTPEVVKDIHLFGGTILGSSRGRQDISAMVDALERENINILFTIGGDGTLAGNHVINEEIKRRGLKIVTAGIPKTIDNDVNYMTKTFGFDTAFTTAAAVVRDAHNEATGAYNGVAIVKLMGRDSGFIAANAALAMPDVNFVLVPESKFDLHGEKGFLAALKSRVVDRHHALVVVAEGAGQHLFDEGSEVKDKSGNVKHKDIGVFLKDEIGKFFTGEGIEATVKYIDPSYIIRSEVAIPADSVFCNDLALNAVHGAMAGLTDFVVGRWHNQFTYLPIPVATASRKKIDVDGSLWWSVLETTGQPINMTNEDK; encoded by the coding sequence ATGAACGACTTGAAAAGATCAGATTTTGAGGTTAATAGATTAGGTAAAGCCACGTTATTATCTCCGATTTTTAAAAACTACGCCGAAGAAGCTCCAGACAAAGAATTTATTGACGATTCAAGAAGGATTATTTATGATCCATCTATAGAAGCATATAAAGCTAATATGGAATCTGGTGAAGAACCAATATCATTCTTAAAAGCAGGCGCTAGAAAAGAAATTTATTTTGATCCATCTAAAACTAAAGCTGCAATTGTAACTTGTGGTGGTTTATGTCCTGGAATTAATAATGTAATTCGTGGATTAGTTAATGGATTATACTACAGATATAAAGTAAGAAACATTTGGGGTATTCAGTATGGTTACCAAGGGTTCATTCCTGAGTATGGCCATGAAATGATTAAATTAACTCCAGAGGTTGTTAAAGATATTCACTTATTTGGTGGAACAATTTTAGGTTCATCAAGAGGTCGTCAAGATATCTCTGCAATGGTAGATGCTCTTGAAAGAGAAAACATCAATATATTATTTACTATTGGAGGTGATGGTACTTTAGCTGGTAACCACGTAATTAACGAGGAAATTAAACGTAGAGGTTTAAAAATCGTTACAGCAGGTATCCCTAAAACTATTGACAACGATGTTAATTATATGACCAAAACATTTGGTTTTGACACAGCTTTTACAACGGCAGCAGCTGTAGTAAGAGATGCTCATAATGAAGCGACAGGTGCATATAATGGTGTTGCAATTGTAAAATTAATGGGTAGAGACTCAGGTTTTATTGCAGCAAATGCAGCTTTAGCAATGCCAGATGTAAACTTTGTGTTGGTACCAGAATCTAAATTTGACCTTCACGGTGAAAAAGGATTTTTAGCAGCATTAAAATCAAGAGTTGTAGATCGTCATCATGCACTTGTAGTAGTAGCAGAAGGCGCTGGTCAACACCTTTTTGATGAGGGTAGCGAAGTAAAAGATAAATCAGGAAATGTAAAGCATAAAGATATTGGTGTATTCCTTAAGGATGAGATCGGTAAATTCTTTACAGGTGAAGGTATCGAGGCTACAGTAAAATATATTGATCCATCATATATTATTCGTTCAGAAGTTGCTATCCCTGCGGATAGTGTATTCTGTAATGATTTAGCTTTGAATGCAGTACATGGTGCAATGGCAGGTCTTACTGATTTTGTTGTTGGACGTTGGCATAACCAATTCACTTATTTACCTATTCCTGTAGCAACTGCTTCAAGAAAGAAAATAGATGTTGATGGTTCTTTATGGTGGTCAGTTTTAGAAACAACTGGACAGCCTATAAATATGACCAATGAGGATAAATAA
- a CDS encoding head GIN domain-containing protein, giving the protein MNYKFIISTLLLLFTTFLYAQEETTRSLDNFKKIKISGSFDVEISHSNENTVTIIAHGKTKTTDIITEITNGKLSIYPRKGVRNVNADIIITYTEKLSGIGFSGSSDIRSKGLLETDDIGIAGSGSGSFKGEINANSIETSLSGSGELYLKGNANNLSISVSGSADIDTKELEAKIVTISVSGSGDVDCFATEEITARVSGSGDIRYKGQPSRTKIKVSGSGDIEQIN; this is encoded by the coding sequence ATGAATTATAAATTTATTATTAGTACTCTTCTTCTACTTTTTACAACTTTTCTTTATGCTCAAGAAGAAACAACGAGGAGTTTAGATAATTTCAAAAAAATAAAAATAAGCGGGTCTTTCGATGTTGAAATATCTCATAGTAACGAAAACACTGTGACTATAATAGCACACGGAAAAACTAAAACAACAGATATCATTACAGAAATTACAAATGGGAAATTAAGTATTTACCCACGTAAAGGTGTTCGAAATGTAAATGCTGATATCATTATTACTTATACTGAAAAATTATCTGGAATAGGTTTTTCAGGTTCTTCAGATATTAGATCAAAAGGTTTATTAGAAACTGATGATATTGGTATTGCTGGCAGTGGATCTGGATCTTTTAAAGGAGAAATAAATGCCAACTCTATTGAAACATCTCTAAGCGGATCTGGAGAATTATATCTTAAAGGCAATGCAAATAACTTATCTATTTCTGTGAGTGGTTCTGCTGATATTGACACTAAAGAACTTGAAGCAAAAATTGTTACGATCTCTGTTAGTGGCTCTGGGGACGTAGATTGTTTTGCTACAGAAGAAATTACTGCTAGAGTTTCTGGTTCTGGAGATATTAGATATAAAGGTCAACCATCTCGCACAAAAATTAAAGTGAGTGGATCTGGTGATATAGAACAAATCAATTAA
- a CDS encoding heavy metal translocating P-type ATPase has product MNSDKHLETCYHCGEDCKDEIIKNEEEKSFCCNGCHMVYELLQENDLSDYYKLNNQPGVRQKGRSQKDKLAYLDDETIRRKLIDFTDGGVSKLSFYLPQIHCSSCIWLLEKLPALHGGVHEAKVNFLKREIYITFSESKLTLRALVELLINLGYEPLINLEDLEKNKKKEASREQEKSFYIKFGVVGFCFGNIMMLSFPEYLGITVEDQSFIELFGYLNILLSIPVFFYGARDYLTSAWNAIRHWGVNIDVPISLGIMALMFRSLYEIFTETGAGYLDSLGALIFLLLIGKWFQQKTFDNISFERDYKSYFPIAVTRIVKGVQENIPLSKLAVHDTLIIKNGELIPADAILKKGVGEIDYSFVTGESKPIKKLSGDGLYAGGKQMGGVIEVETTKEVSQSYLTRLWNEQTFQEEDTKAFLQTKTNIISKWFTLIILLVACIAGGYWWSVDGATHAVNTFTSVLIIACPCALALNAPFALGNSMRIMARFGLFPKDTEAVEKMSSINHLVFDKTGTITSAKEQAINFEGEELSEQDKALIYAVTSQSTHPVSSRIAQSLVSFDKKIDVENFKEVEASGIEGIINGKLIKLGKASFVNADNSMEKTFQTVSYVCIDNKVLGRFTLAQSLRKDIDKLMYKLNTKGYKISLLSGDNSSERKKLEQIFPNGTTMHFEQSPQDKMNFISKNQEKGDKVLMIGDGLNDAGALKQANIGIAVAEDAHQFSPACDGILAANKVKKLAMYLRFSKAATVMVYVGFVISFLYNILGLSYAVQGNLSPLIAAILMPLSSISVVLIGMLGTTMSGARLLGK; this is encoded by the coding sequence ATGAACTCAGACAAACATTTAGAAACTTGTTATCATTGTGGAGAGGACTGCAAGGATGAAATAATAAAAAATGAAGAAGAAAAATCATTCTGTTGTAATGGTTGTCATATGGTATATGAACTTTTACAAGAAAATGATTTATCCGATTACTATAAATTAAATAATCAGCCTGGCGTTCGTCAAAAAGGAAGGTCTCAAAAAGATAAGCTAGCCTATTTAGACGATGAAACTATCCGTAGAAAATTAATTGATTTTACAGATGGTGGTGTATCTAAGTTAAGTTTTTATTTGCCTCAAATTCATTGTTCATCATGTATTTGGCTTTTAGAAAAGTTACCTGCTTTACATGGTGGGGTTCATGAAGCTAAAGTCAATTTCTTAAAAAGAGAAATCTATATTACTTTTTCGGAGAGTAAATTAACGCTAAGAGCATTAGTAGAACTTTTGATTAATCTTGGGTATGAACCATTAATTAATTTAGAAGATTTAGAAAAAAATAAGAAAAAAGAAGCGTCGCGTGAGCAAGAAAAATCTTTTTATATAAAGTTTGGTGTTGTTGGTTTCTGCTTTGGAAATATCATGATGCTTTCGTTTCCAGAATATTTAGGTATTACTGTAGAAGACCAGAGTTTTATTGAGTTATTCGGATACTTAAATATTTTATTAAGTATTCCAGTTTTCTTTTATGGAGCAAGAGATTACTTAACTTCTGCCTGGAATGCAATTAGACATTGGGGTGTAAATATTGATGTACCTATATCTTTGGGTATTATGGCACTAATGTTTAGAAGTTTATATGAAATTTTTACAGAAACAGGAGCTGGTTACCTTGATTCTTTGGGTGCTTTAATTTTTCTCTTGTTGATAGGGAAGTGGTTCCAACAAAAAACTTTTGATAATATATCTTTTGAGCGTGATTATAAATCTTATTTTCCAATAGCAGTTACTCGAATTGTAAAAGGAGTACAAGAAAATATACCTCTTTCTAAATTAGCTGTTCACGATACATTGATTATAAAAAATGGTGAATTAATACCTGCAGATGCTATCTTAAAAAAAGGAGTTGGTGAAATTGACTACTCTTTTGTTACAGGAGAATCTAAACCTATTAAGAAATTATCAGGTGATGGATTATATGCTGGAGGAAAACAAATGGGGGGAGTTATTGAAGTTGAAACAACAAAAGAAGTTTCTCAAAGTTATTTAACTCGATTATGGAATGAACAAACTTTTCAGGAGGAGGATACAAAAGCATTTCTTCAGACCAAAACTAATATTATTTCTAAATGGTTTACACTCATAATTTTATTAGTAGCATGTATTGCTGGAGGTTATTGGTGGTCTGTAGATGGAGCTACTCATGCAGTTAATACATTTACATCAGTATTGATTATTGCTTGTCCGTGTGCTTTAGCATTAAATGCTCCATTTGCTTTGGGTAATTCAATGAGAATAATGGCAAGGTTTGGCCTTTTTCCTAAAGATACTGAGGCTGTAGAGAAAATGTCGTCGATTAATCATTTAGTATTTGATAAAACAGGAACTATAACTTCAGCAAAAGAACAAGCTATAAATTTTGAAGGCGAAGAACTTTCTGAACAAGATAAAGCACTTATTTATGCCGTTACATCTCAATCTACTCATCCAGTAAGTAGTAGAATAGCTCAATCTTTAGTATCATTTGATAAAAAGATAGATGTAGAAAACTTTAAAGAAGTAGAAGCTTCTGGCATTGAGGGAATAATTAATGGTAAATTAATTAAACTCGGAAAAGCCTCTTTTGTAAATGCAGACAATAGTATGGAAAAAACTTTTCAGACGGTTTCTTATGTTTGTATTGATAATAAAGTGTTAGGTAGGTTTACCTTAGCTCAATCTTTGAGAAAGGATATTGATAAACTTATGTACAAACTAAATACAAAAGGCTACAAGATTTCATTATTATCTGGTGATAATTCTTCTGAACGAAAAAAATTAGAACAAATTTTTCCTAATGGAACAACAATGCATTTTGAGCAATCACCTCAAGATAAGATGAATTTTATTAGTAAAAACCAAGAAAAAGGAGACAAGGTATTAATGATTGGTGATGGATTAAATGATGCCGGAGCTTTAAAACAAGCTAATATTGGTATTGCAGTGGCAGAAGATGCCCATCAATTTTCTCCAGCTTGTGATGGAATTTTGGCAGCAAATAAAGTGAAGAAATTAGCCATGTATTTACGTTTTTCAAAAGCAGCCACAGTAATGGTTTATGTTGGGTTTGTGATATCATTCCTATATAACATACTTGGGTTGTCCTACGCTGTTCAAGGAAATTTATCACCTTTAATTGCTGCAATACTGATGCCGTTAAGTTCAATTTCTGTGGTTTTAATAGGTATGTTAGGAACAACAATGAGTGGAGCTAGATTGTTAGGGAAATAA
- a CDS encoding DMT family transporter yields MKIHIGTGAKQMLAAAFVMTSMQLIVKSIPQIPPQEVVFFRALTSLVISYITLKKAGVYLWGNNKKLLFLRGFFGTVSLILVFASFQNLPLATAVVLQNLAPLFTAIFAMLFLKQPLKPIQFLFMGLSIIGVVLIKGFDPRVDPAFLTIAILGAIGSAAAYTVIGKLKGLENPVVVVFYFPFVAVPITGLWTYFEWVTPQGITWVALISIGILSQIGQILLTKAYQSDDDAATVSSMNYTSVIYGALFGMYFFGEFFSLEVILGMLLVIAGTILNLIYKSYIGKKDA; encoded by the coding sequence ATGAAAATACACATCGGTACTGGAGCAAAACAAATGCTTGCAGCTGCATTTGTAATGACCTCAATGCAGTTAATAGTAAAATCAATTCCACAAATTCCACCTCAAGAAGTTGTATTTTTTAGAGCACTCACTTCTCTTGTTATCAGTTATATTACATTGAAAAAAGCGGGAGTTTATTTATGGGGAAACAACAAGAAATTACTTTTTTTAAGAGGTTTTTTTGGTACAGTTTCTTTAATATTAGTTTTTGCTAGTTTTCAAAATCTACCTTTAGCTACTGCTGTAGTATTACAAAATTTAGCACCATTATTTACTGCTATTTTCGCAATGCTATTTTTAAAACAACCTTTAAAGCCTATACAGTTTTTATTTATGGGGCTAAGTATAATAGGGGTTGTACTTATAAAAGGTTTTGATCCCAGAGTTGACCCTGCTTTTCTAACAATTGCAATTCTTGGAGCAATTGGGTCTGCTGCTGCATATACTGTTATTGGTAAATTAAAGGGTTTAGAAAACCCTGTAGTGGTAGTTTTTTACTTCCCTTTTGTGGCTGTTCCAATTACGGGTTTATGGACTTATTTTGAATGGGTTACTCCACAAGGGATCACTTGGGTTGCTTTAATTTCTATAGGTATCCTTTCTCAAATTGGCCAAATATTACTTACAAAGGCTTATCAATCTGACGATGATGCCGCAACTGTATCGAGTATGAATTATACTAGTGTAATTTATGGAGCTTTGTTTGGGATGTATTTCTTTGGTGAATTTTTCTCTTTAGAAGTTATTTTAGGTATGCTACTTGTAATTGCAGGAACAATATTAAACCTGATTTACAAATCATATATTGGAAAAAAAGATGCATAA